A genomic window from Brassica oleracea var. oleracea cultivar TO1000 chromosome C8, BOL, whole genome shotgun sequence includes:
- the LOC106309802 gene encoding eukaryotic translation initiation factor isoform 4E-like, with product MATEDVNEALAAAEVTAIESTEKQQPAHKLERKWSFWFDNQSKPKQGAAWGASLRKACTFDTVEDFWGLHETIFVPSRLTPNADIHMFKAGVEPKWEDPECANGGKWTYLVTNNRKQAFDKAWLETLMALVGEQFDEADEICGVVASVRQKQDKLSLWIRTKSNEAVLMGIGKKWKEILDVTDKISFTNHDDARRSRFSV from the exons ATGGCGACAGAGGATGTGAACGAAGCCCTTGCGGCGGCGGAGGTAACGGCGATAGAATCGACGGAGAAGCAGCAGCCTGCTCATAAGCTCGAAAGAAAGTGGAGTTTCTGGTTCGATAACCAATCGAAACCCAAGCAAGGCGCCGCCTGGGGAGCTTCCCTCCGTAAAGCATGTACCTTCGATACCGTCGAAGATTTCTGGGG TTTGCACGAGACTATCTTCGTTCCCAGCAGATTGACACCCAACGCTGACATTCACATGTTCAAAGCTGGTGTTGAGCCCAAGTGGGAAGATCCTGAGTGTGCTAACGGCGGAAAGTGGACTTATCTTGTTACCAACAACAGGAAGCAAGCTTTCGACAAGGCTTGGCTTGAAACT TTGATGGCTTTAGTTGGAGAGCAGTTTGATGAGGCAGATGAGATTTGTGGTGTAGTTGCTAGTGTCCGCCAAAAGCAAGACAAGCTCTCCTTGTGGATTAGGACTAAATCTAATGAAGCTGTTCTG ATGGGTATTGGGAAGAAGTGGAAGGAGATACTTGATGTCACCGACAAGATATCTTTCACTAACCAT GATGATGCAAGAAGAAGTCGATTTAGTGTCTGA